The DNA sequence TGAAACCTAACCCCAATGTTTATAATATGTTACATATACCTACCTCACCTCCTAAACACCCCTAAAATCTACCTTCTTACTATTATAACCCCTTGATTTTACTGGAGTTAATAGGTCCAACCCTCTTGGTAATTGGTAACTGGTGAATGGTAATTAGTTACCAGTTACCATTTAACCGATTACTTACTTTATAATTTCGTGAAGCCCTATTAAGATTTTTTATGCCCTATTTAATACTCACCATTATTATATTAAGTATTATTAAAAACATTGATAAACTTAATAACCAAATTGCTGACCTGGTACTCATCTTTTATCATCTCCGTTGGTGATTTGGATGTATATGATTGAACGAATTTTTTCATATTGCTCAATACCGCTATCTACTATTTCTCTAAATCTCCTGGCATAGTTATCAATCCAGTCAAATGGATCTAAGCCAGATTCTTGAATAAGTTTAATCTGAAATGTATTTGCTTGATAAGTACTCATTGTTATCATCTCCTGATTTATTTAGTTTTTTTTGATTTAAGAGTTTCAACTAATTTTGTTTTATCTATAGATGATTCTACTACCCTCTCCGCGTCATATTCTACATAATCAATGTAATAACATTTTCGTGGGATGCCATTAATCTTTTTTACTTTAATATTCAGGTTTATCATACAAAGCTTATCCATTTTAATCATCCCCTTATGTAACAGATGTCAGAAGTCAGATGACAGATGTCAGATTTTAAAGGTATCACTGTTTACTTCTGTCTTCTGTCTTCTATCTTCTATCTTCTGTCTTCTGTCTTCTGTCTTCTGTGTTAATGCCTCTTTTACATTTTGTATTAGTTCATTTAAGTTAATTGGTTTAGTCATAAAGGTATAGATATCTCCGAGTGCAATTTCTGGGTCTTGTTTAAATCCTCTGTATGCGGTGGAAATAATCACTGTCAAATTTTTATCTTCGTTTCTTATTCGTTTAAGGAGTTCCAGTCCATTCATATCTGGCATCTTTATGTCTAAAACTACTAAGTCTGGTCGATAATTTCTAATACACTCTAAAGCCTTTTTACCTGTCTCTGCGGCGTAAACTATATATCCTTCCCGATATAATGTATCCATAAATGCCATACAAATATTATGCTCATCTTCAACTACTAATACTCGCTCAACTGACTTTGTTCCACCATTTAAATTTAATGATTGAACATTAAGGAACTCAGGCATTGTAGCTCCTGGAGGTAATTTTTGCCATACCTCAGAATGTAAATATTCATCATAATGATGTTCATATAAAGTACCATTAACTTGCGTTATCATTTTAATCCACCTCCTTAATGTATTTATCTTTACCCATAAGTTTTACTGGACAATGTTACATTCATTCACAATTCGCAATTCACCATTCACAATTCACGATTTTTTCCCTAAATCTCCTTAAAATGGTGAATGGTGAATTGTCAATTGTGAATTGTGAATTATCACTCTTCATGGTATCCAGTAAAAATTGTGGGACATGATTAGCCTTAATGTAAACTACCCCAAACTTTTGGAGTCATCCTTTCTCCTAATATCTCTGTTACCTTTGCCTTTAACACTTCAATATCAATTGGTTTAGTCATAAAAGATGATACCTTACCTAATGCTATCTCAGGGT is a window from the bacterium genome containing:
- a CDS encoding response regulator; translation: MITQVNGTLYEHHYDEYLHSEVWQKLPPGATMPEFLNVQSLNLNGGTKSVERVLVVEDEHNICMAFMDTLYREGYIVYAAETGKKALECIRNYRPDLVVLDIKMPDMNGLELLKRIRNEDKNLTVIISTAYRGFKQDPEIALGDIYTFMTKPINLNELIQNVKEALTQKTEDRRQKIEDRRQKTEVNSDTFKI